The DNA segment AGAGCGCAGAATTGCCAGAGTTCTTACAGTAATCGTCCAATTCTGGCCAAATTCAAACCGATTAAGTTGTGACTAGTTCTTTAACTTGCTCCAACAGATTGAGCCGTAACGACCAATTAAACTATTTGGTCAATGCGGATCAAAATAGTACAACACAATGAGTCAAAATACAACAAATCTAAACATACAAAATTGAATTTGGAGATGGAGAATTGTGTATATTTGGAAGAAACTTAAGCTAatcatttaattaaaatatattaGATTTCCACATTTTCTTTCAAAAGGAGCAAAATTAAAAGGAGGGGAGGTTGGATAATAATGTGCAAGTTGGATTATGACCCATCTTGACCTAAACAAACTTTGTGCGACCTGACCAACTTATTGATTTGACCcgttttgagctacccaagtttgATCCAACCCATAATTTACCACCTCCATGGATGTGTTTTGGTATGACGAAaagtattttccagaaaataagtCTTTTTGGCTGCCAAGCACCAAAATATTGTTTTtcattaaaagggaaaaaatgactttctttacttatttttttCTCCATTAGCCTATTTGAAATAGTTCTAAATTTTGGAGAGTATCGAGTAGTGAGACACTTTCTTCTGGAAAATACTtctttcgtaccaaacacaccctatatAGCACCACATTTTTTATAAGCAGAAAATATGTCATATACTATTATTACAGATATTGCTTGAGGCATTTACCTGTTATCCAATAAAGAAAAATGAACCCTGACTATTACTCAGGAATACAGTTGCAACAAGGTTTTGGCATATGATGTAAAAAATTGCCTTAACCAAAAGGAAGCAGAAGAAGACAGACTTACAACAGAATGAACTGAGCTAACATATGCTAAGGCCAAAATTCATCTGGCTTCATCGATCACCAATTGCGAAAAAAGCTCACTCTCACTGGCACTGGCAATACTTGTGCTTACATTTATAGAAGGTAAGCGATGAATACCGGGCAATGCCAACTGCCACGAAACATCTGTGGTGCTATCTTCATTAAATTCTTGGGGTATTATTGCAGAGTTTTGAAGCTGTAGAGCATATTTCAAGTCCCACAACACATCCACCATATTAGGCCTATCCGTCCCATATTCTTGTAGGCATTTCTCTATTGTTTCCCCGAATTTTCTCAACGAGTTTGGCTTAATTTTACCTACAAGCAATGGATCAATTATCTTTTCTAGCTGGTTTTCTCTTTGCCAAGAAAGTCCCCATTCAGCTAAGTTTACTTGATCCCTTGGAAGCTGAGTGTTAACAGCTGGTCTAGCACAAAGCACTTCAAGAAGTACAACTCCAAAAGAGTAAACATCAGATTTTTGAGTGAGTAGCATGCATTTTAGGTATTCAGGATCAAGATAACCGAAGCTACCCTTGATATCGGTACTAATATGTGTTAGATCAGGAGGACCTGACTTCGATAGACCAAAATCAGCAACTTTTGCAACATAATGTTCATCAAGAAGGATGTTCGTCGACTTAATATCCCTATGAATGATTGGACCATTTAAACCACTGTGAAGATACTGTAAACCTTCAGCTGCACCTATACAAATTTCAAGCCTTTGATCCCAAGATAATTCTGACTTTGAAGATGATTTACCAAGGTCTTCATTCGAACTGTACAAATGCTCTCTCAAAGTTCCCTTCTCCATGAATTCATACACAAGTATCATCTCGTCTCGTTCATCACAGTATCCGATCAATGAAACGAGACGTTGATGACGAATCTTGGACAAGACCATTATCTCATTTTGGAATTCCATAAGACCCTGGCCATGTCCAGGCTCACTTCTTTTCACGGCCACTTTAACACCATCTTGTAAAGTTCCTTTGTAAACTTTCCCAAAACCACCCACACCAATCATAAATTTGGGATCAAAGTTATTCGTAGCATAAACAATCTCAGCCAAAGGTATCTTTAACCCAAGATTCATATCAGGAGTAGTGCTACCAATTGGAGAAGTTCTTACAGTAGTTCTGCTTTGTGAACTTGTTCCATTAGCATTCACAACTTGCCAATCAACACTCTCAACAGGTTTTGCTTTTCttgatttcaaacaaaacaaGATAACCACTGCAGAAACTAAGATGAGAACCGCAACCACACCACCAACGGTAGCACCAACGATTATCAACAAACGACGATTCTTGGTCTGTCCATTTCCATCTGGAAAAGATCCCCGTTCGTTATTCAGCTGCAGGATTTCTACTCCATTTAGAAAAGCATTTGGAGTACGTGAGTCGCTCCGGGGTCCAACAGAGATATTCATAAAACCAGAACCATCTGAATCCactacaaaatcaacatagaaaGGAGCTGCCAATTGTGGAACTATATCATATGGCCTAATTGGCTGTCCAAATACACCATTCATATAGACATTGAAAACCGTTTCATTCCTTTCTTTACTAATGATGTCACAGAAGTGTAGACGCACGAAAAATATACCATTCTTATTCACTTCAAAATGCCAAGTTATATTAAACAAGTTGTTATCTTTTCTCTCAACAACTATATTCATTTCTTTGGCAGTTTTATAAACAAAGTCAGGAGCATCATATGGACTAGCCCCGCTTTCTGTATCATAGTTAAGGCTATCACTAAACATTGGATGGTTCTTTGCTGATTCTTTGATAAACAAGTAAGCATCATCAGGCAACCAATATCTCCTCATCGTATCATTTTCGGGCGTAATTACTGAACCACCAACATTGATCCTATGAATTACAGTTAAAGCACTCAAGGACAAATCCTTATTACTAATATTGCTATTTCCTTGACGAGTGACATGAGTAGCAGACTCAGGAATGAAATCTGGAGGAGTAATAAATGCTTCTATAGCATTTACAAAGGCAAAAGATGATTCTTGAGGTTTAAAGCTAATTTTCAACTTAGAATCTTTCACAGGGAGTAAAAACTCTTTGATGACAGGAGAAGTTACGTTTCTTGGGACAGTGAAATTAGACAATAGCAAATACCCAGATGCCAAAATGTCGAACTTCGCattaaaaagataagaaaaaggaaagaaatgaagTCTTACTATGTAAACACCAGTTTCCTCTGTTTCAAGTTCATATGAAGAATCTTGTCTGAAAATTCTGGCAGTTTCGTAGATGGCAGCTAAACCTGACGAAATGGAGCCCTTAGCAGAGCTACTGTTGCCGGAGAAGGTGACGGAGTCGGAGTTCAGGTCGCCGGAAAAAGTGGTCACTCCGGCCGGAACGCTGGAATCTGAACCACAGTTGATGAAGAATTTTTTAGGGGAAGTGTTATTAGCTGATGAGGACATGGAATAGGAAGGTAAAGAGAGAAGGGAGAGAAGTGAAAaggtgaaaaatgaaagaagattTGCCATGGAGAAGAGTGAGTGAGTGAAGAGAAGAGGACAATTATTATACAGATGGAAATGAATGCGCAAATAGAAGGATGATGAAGTTGACTGCATGTTGACTTAAACAAGACTTACAACTTGACAAATACTATCAGATTGTTCATTGGTTTAGTTCCTCCTTTTTTGTTTGGGCAATTCTTAGGCCATGAATAGGCTCCAAAATATTTAAAGGGGTTATTGGTACGAGAGAAAAAAATATTAGTCTTGCGATAAAATGTAGGATTAGTTTTTTGTGTTTGATTGAAATTTTTTATTTCGATTGTGAGTAATCTGGTGATTATTTATCCTataatttcgatattatttttgTACCATATTACATGTGAGATAATAATTTCGAGATTGGCTAATTATGGGATAAATAATTAAAAGGTAAAGATATCttttttcaaaactgttttcacTATTAGTGCACATAGAATAGGTAGAATTCCTTTAGTCTTACACTTTGTACTCTAAAAAGTCCTTGTTTACATAACCTTATACTCTAGGTAGAGTCCTTGTTGACTTGATACATTGTACTCTGTTTTCTCGCCCAATCCGTTCTTGTAGCATTCACAGTCTTTGTTAAAACGCTCTTTATCTCTCTGTTCGAAACTTTCACTTGCCCACTCGTTTGTGGATGGTATGGGGTGGcgaccttgtggcgtacatcatactttTCTAACAACTTTGCAAAGGTTCAATTACAAAAATGAGTGCCTTCGTCACTTATTAttgcccttggagtgccaaatcgggtgaatatATTATTTCTCAAAAAACCAATTATCCcttttgcatcatttgtagggagcgttgcagcttccacccatttggacacgtagtcCACAACTACGAGTATGTACTTTTTGCCATATGAGCTGACGAAAGGCCCCATAAAATCGGttccccagacatcaaatactTCTACCTCCTGAATTGGGTTCATAGTCATCTCATGTCGGCAGGAAATATTTCCGGTTCGTTGGCATTCATTACAACTTTTTACCCATAagtgtgcatctttgaacaatgtCGGCTAGTAGAAACCCGACTACAAGACTTTCGAAGCTGTCCTTACTCCCTCGAAATAGCCACCATATGGTGACGCGTGACacgcctgcaaaatagaagattggtccatctcggggatacatctccggatcatgttattaATACAAATCCTGAAcagataaggctcatcccaataatacatgcgacagtcgcgaaagaactttttcttttgaacagaAGAAAGGTCATAGGGGACAATACCGCTtgccaggtagtttgcaatgtctgcataccatggcgctacCTCAAGACTCGTGGCTAGTAGTTGTTCATCTCGGAAGGTCTTCACAATATCTTCCACTTCAACCTTTTTCTCGGCTCCTTCCAGCCTGGACAAGTGATCATCTACTTGGTTCTCCGTTCCCTTTTGGTCACAGATttccaagtcaaattcttgcagtaGTAGCACCCACCGAATCATGCGCGACTTTGAATCCTTCTTATCAATTAAGTACCTGAGAGCACCATGGTCATTATAAACAATTACCTTAGAGCCTATCAGGAATGATCTAAATTTGTCAAATACGAACACCACTGCTAGCATCTccttctcggtcaccgtgtaatTTAGTTGGGCACCACTCAAAGTTCTACTAGCGAAATATATTGGATGCATGACTTTGTCTTTGTGCTGTCCAAGCACTGCTCCCACAGCATAGTCACTTACGTCACATATCAGCTCAAACGATTGCTCCCAGTCAGGTACAACTATGATGGATGTTTTCACCAGCCTCTTCTTTAATTCCTCAAaagctaccctgcaatcatcagaaaacacaaaagggtgatctttttcaagcaatttacacaaggggttagcaattttaaaaaaatcttttataaatctTCTATAGAAGCCGGCGTGGCCCAggaaacttcttattgctttgacgGACGTGGGTGGTGGAAGCTTTTCGATCACATCAACTTTGGCACGATCTACCTCAATGTCCCTACTCGACActaggtgccccaagactatactTTCTTGTTCCATGAAATAACACTTTTTCCAGTTGAGTACTAGATTCGTCTCGACATATCTTTTCAACACTCTTTTCAAATTCCTTAGGCAATAATCGAATGAGTATCCCACCACCGAGAAAttatccataaagacctccatgATATCCTCAACCATATaagtgaagatggccatcatgcacctttgaaatGTGGCGGGTGTATTGCATAGACCAAACGACATTCTCCGAAAGGCATagatgccatatggacaagtgaatgatgTTTTCTCTCTATATTCCAGGGCAATagagatttgattataccccgagtatccatctagaaagcaaaagTGGGACTTCCCTGCTAATCTATctagcatttgatcaatgaacaacaagggaaaatggtcttttcgggtggcttTGTTCAATATTCTGTAGTCCATACAAATTCGCCATCCCGTGACTGTTCTTGTTGAGATAAACTCATTGTTCTCGTTTTGCACTATAGTCATCCCACCTTTCTTAGGCACACATTGGACTGGGCTGATCCAGTTGCTGTcggagatggggaagatgattcccacatctaaccactttatcacctcctttttcacaacttccttcatgttagggttcaaccttctttgatgttctctggaaggtttgtgtccATCTTCCAGTAGAGtcttatgcatacagaaggcCAGGCTGATACCCGTAATGTCTGCGATGGTCTAACCAATTGCAGTTTTGCACTCACTCAATACCTGCAAAAGCTATTTTttctgcacatctaacaaaccagatgagataataacaggtaaagttgaactaggtcccaagaaagcatacctgaggtgaggtgGTAGCGGCTTTAGCTCCAACTTTTGGTGGCTCTTCTatcgatggcttagctggaggaatttttctttcttctaagtgcaaaggctcaaattcgagctctcttttccaaAACCCTTGGACTTCAAGAGCCAGTACCCATTCCACCAAATCCTCTCCATTTACTTCATCTAAGTTCATGAGACAAGCTGCTAGAGGGTCTTTAGCATTCAAGGTTTCATCTTCCTCCTCTAAAATTACATCCACGACTTCTATTAGAGAGCAGTTAGCAATTTCACTTGGTCGCCGCATAGATTTCTGCATGTTGAATGTTATTTCTTCATCATTTAGTCTCATTTTGAGCTCTCCAGTCTCACAGTCGATTAAAGCTCTCCtagtggccaagaatggtcttcccaaaattatgggaatcttcTCGTCAACCCGGtagtctagaatgacaaaatctgctggGAACACAAACTTCCCAACCTTTACTAATACATCATCAAGGATACCAGAGGGCCTCTTCACTGTCCTATCGGCCAACTTTAGTAACATGgacgtgggtctagctcttccaatgcctaaccttttaCAGATAGCCAaaggcatcaagtttatgcttgcccccaaatcacaaagtgccttAGCAAATGCATAGTTGCCAATtgtgcatgggattgtgaaactccctggatCAGATAACTTCTCAGTTATGGGTCTCGTCACAACAACACTACATGTCTGAGTCAATGTAACTGtggccaagtcttgaaagtcgaacttacgagacatcaagtccttcatcatttttgcataaccaagCATTTCCTTTAAGGCGTGAATCAATGGAATGTTAACCTGAATTTGTTtcaacatctccaagaatttcttataCTGCTCATCTTTTTGATATTTGGCCAATCTCTGGGGGAAAGGTGCTGGAGGCCGCTTCTTTCCTGTGATTTAATTTTGAACCTGCTCAGGCACTGCTTCTACTGATGTTTCTTGTGCTACCTCAGTCTCCTTcgcaacctctttttctttgcttgtgCTCTCTTGTGCATGTTATACCGTCACCTCTGTCAACCCTGTTGAATCGTCTATCTCAATGGGTACTGGCATAAGTGTTTCAGTAAGTCGGCTTTCACGAGCCATATCTTGCTCCAAATGTAGGTCTCTACCATTTCGTAGACTCACTGCCATAGGCTGTTTCAGGCCCTGTTCTTTTGGATTGACTTGTGTGTCTGCAGGTAACGTCCCTTGGGGACGATTATTTAGAGCCATAGAAATCTGTCCTAATTAAATCTCAATGCCCTTTATCGCTGATTCATGTGAGTCTACTCTCTATTGCATTTTTCCCGTGGACCCAATCACTTGTTGCAGCATTCCCTTAAGTTCAGTGAAACCATCATCTTGTCTCATAATCTGTTattgttgaggttgttgataagtCAGCTGCTGGTTTTGCTGGTTGTAACcctgttgcctttggtaaggcacaACTTGACCCAGTGGTCGCGTAGCTCCgggattgttattgttattgtacttCTGCTGCGCtggtctatattgttgattcTGTTGACCCCAATTCTGACCAACTTGCCTCTGTCCCCCCATAGTTGGctacataattcatatcttctTGATAGTGCTGGTTGTCACCTTCCGCACTCTACGAGAAAACATATGGTTGAttaatgcatggtgtacataaACCCCCATTAGTTGCGTCAACTATGTGAACCTGTTGCTTCTTGCCTGATTCATCAATCTtcttggtgaggatactcatttgtgTCATTAGAGTGGCCATATTCCCAGCTATGGAGTTGTTTGGGTCCAAAGCCACTGAGTGAACAACCGGAGTGATCGTAAAGGctcttgtcatccatcctgagttttggGCCATTTTATCAAGTAGGATATTGTATTCTTCAAATGTTTtactcaaaaatgctccacctgctgaagcatcaacattggcctttaaGCCATCAGCCAGTCCCACGTAGAATCTCTGCCCCAACATGtgatctggaatgccatgatgtggacacttaaccagcATACCCTTGAACCTATCCCATGTTTCTTGTAGTGATTCTGTTGGTCTCTG comes from the Nicotiana tabacum cultivar K326 chromosome 14, ASM71507v2, whole genome shotgun sequence genome and includes:
- the LOC107794818 gene encoding putative receptor-like protein kinase At2g23200; protein product: MQSTSSSFYLRIHFHLYNNCPLLFTHSLFSMANLLSFFTFSLLSLLSLPSYSMSSSANNTSPKKFFINCGSDSSVPAGVTTFSGDLNSDSVTFSGNSSSAKGSISSGLAAIYETARIFRQDSSYELETEETGVYIVRLHFFPFSYLFNAKFDILASGYLLLSNFTVPRNVTSPVIKEFLLPVKDSKLKISFKPQESSFAFVNAIEAFITPPDFIPESATHVTRQGNSNISNKDLSLSALTVIHRINVGGSVITPENDTMRRYWLPDDAYLFIKESAKNHPMFSDSLNYDTESGASPYDAPDFVYKTAKEMNIVVERKDNNLFNITWHFEVNKNGIFFVRLHFCDIISKERNETVFNVYMNGVFGQPIRPYDIVPQLAAPFYVDFVVDSDGSGFMNISVGPRSDSRTPNAFLNGVEILQLNNERGSFPDGNGQTKNRRLLIIVGATVGGVVAVLILVSAVVILFCLKSRKAKPVESVDWQVVNANGTSSQSRTTVRTSPIGSTTPDMNLGLKIPLAEIVYATNNFDPKFMIGVGGFGKVYKGTLQDGVKVAVKRSEPGHGQGLMEFQNEIMVLSKIRHQRLVSLIGYCDERDEMILVYEFMEKGTLREHLYSSNEDLGKSSSKSELSWDQRLEICIGAAEGLQYLHSGLNGPIIHRDIKSTNILLDEHYVAKVADFGLSKSGPPDLTHISTDIKGSFGYLDPEYLKCMLLTQKSDVYSFGVVLLEVLCARPAVNTQLPRDQVNLAEWGLSWQRENQLEKIIDPLLVGKIKPNSLRKFGETIEKCLQEYGTDRPNMVDVLWDLKYALQLQNSAIIPQEFNEDSTTDVSWQLALPGIHRLPSINVSTSIASASESELFSQLVIDEAR